A region of Polyangiaceae bacterium DNA encodes the following proteins:
- a CDS encoding S24/S26 family peptidase, with protein sequence MGWASGYIARLRAGETLSFCPRGGSMRGLIESGQRVTVAPLGDRALTSGDIVLCRVRGQEYLHLIHAVQGERYLIGNNRGGLNGWITRSGVFGVLVGR encoded by the coding sequence ATGGGCTGGGCCAGCGGCTACATCGCGCGGCTCCGGGCGGGCGAGACGCTGAGCTTCTGCCCGCGTGGCGGCAGCATGCGCGGTCTGATCGAGAGCGGGCAGCGCGTGACGGTCGCCCCGCTCGGCGACCGCGCCTTGACCAGCGGCGACATCGTCCTCTGCCGCGTGCGCGGCCAGGAGTACCTGCACCTGATCCACGCCGTGCAAGGCGAACGCTACCTGATCGGGAACAACCGCGGCGGCCTGAACGGTTGGATCACCCGAAGCGGAGTGTTCGGCGTGCTCGTCGGGCGCTGA
- a CDS encoding TatD family hydrolase, which yields MMNELIEIGVNLTHRQFARDREAVLARARAAGVVHQILTGTSVPGSRAAVDLARAHSDLSATAGVHPHDARSFDREAPATLRELAAVRDLAGRRVVVAIGECGLDYDRDFSPRDTQRRAFAAQLGLAVELGLPVFLHERAAHDDFVSILREHRPALGGAVVHCFTGDEAELERYLELDCHIGITGWISDERRGGALRRAAPRFPPDRLMLETDAPFLLPRGAPRSAGRRNEPAFLPLVLAAVAAVTGRSESAVAESSTATARRFFRLESPEVA from the coding sequence ATGATGAACGAGCTGATCGAGATCGGCGTGAACCTCACGCACCGGCAGTTCGCTCGGGACCGCGAGGCCGTGCTGGCGCGGGCCCGGGCGGCCGGCGTCGTGCACCAGATCCTGACGGGCACCAGCGTGCCCGGCAGCCGCGCCGCCGTGGATCTCGCCCGCGCGCACTCGGATCTGAGCGCGACCGCCGGCGTCCACCCGCACGACGCGCGGAGCTTCGATCGCGAGGCGCCGGCGACGCTGCGCGAGCTGGCAGCCGTCCGCGACCTGGCCGGCCGGCGCGTCGTGGTCGCCATCGGCGAGTGCGGCCTCGACTACGATCGAGACTTCTCGCCGAGGGACACGCAGCGGCGCGCGTTCGCCGCGCAGCTCGGGCTCGCGGTCGAGCTCGGGCTGCCCGTGTTCCTGCACGAGCGCGCCGCACACGACGACTTCGTCTCCATCCTGCGCGAGCACCGGCCCGCGCTCGGGGGCGCGGTCGTGCACTGCTTCACCGGCGACGAGGCCGAGCTCGAGCGCTACCTGGAGCTCGACTGCCACATCGGCATCACCGGCTGGATCAGCGACGAGCGCCGCGGCGGCGCTCTGAGACGCGCGGCACCGCGTTTCCCACCCGACCGCCTGATGCTGGAGACCGACGCGCCGTTCCTGTTGCCGCGTGGCGCGCCCAGAAGCGCGGGCCGCCGCAACGAGCCCGCGTTTCTTCCGCTGGTGCTCGCGGCGGTCGCCGCCGTCACGGGCCGGAGCGAGTCGGCCGTGGCCGAGTCCTCGACCGCGACGGCTCGGCGCTTCTTCCGCCTCGAGAGTCCGGAGGTGGCGTGA
- a CDS encoding serine/threonine protein kinase, which translates to MSSSATLPPARAEPERVGRYLLFESIAQGGMAQVHLGRMVGPVGFSRIVAIKRLHPHLALEPEFVSMFLDEARLAARVRHPNVVPILDVVSLPTELFIVLDYVAGESLSALSRTEALAGRRIPLDIASAILVGALTGLHAAHEAKSETGAPLSIVHRDVSPQNVMVGADGLARVLDFGIAHAAERLATTRAGEVKGKAAYMSPEQITGAEVDRRTDVYSTGVMAWELLTGRRLFQGANDAHTFQLVSAGAKHSVRELAAEVPAELDAVVMQAIAVDPSRRFQSARDFALAVEHALSPAS; encoded by the coding sequence GTGAGTAGCTCGGCGACGCTGCCCCCTGCCAGAGCCGAGCCGGAGCGCGTCGGTCGCTACCTCCTGTTCGAGTCCATCGCCCAGGGCGGCATGGCCCAGGTGCACCTCGGGCGCATGGTGGGGCCGGTGGGCTTCTCGCGCATCGTCGCCATCAAGCGCTTGCACCCGCACCTGGCGCTCGAGCCGGAGTTCGTGTCGATGTTCCTCGACGAGGCTCGGCTCGCCGCGCGGGTCCGACACCCGAACGTCGTGCCGATCCTCGACGTGGTGTCGCTGCCCACCGAGCTCTTCATCGTGCTCGATTACGTGGCGGGCGAGTCGCTGTCAGCCCTCTCGCGCACGGAGGCGCTGGCGGGGCGGCGCATCCCGCTGGACATCGCCAGCGCGATCTTGGTGGGCGCGTTGACGGGCCTGCACGCCGCCCACGAGGCCAAGAGCGAGACCGGCGCCCCGCTCTCGATCGTGCACCGCGACGTCTCGCCGCAGAACGTGATGGTGGGCGCCGATGGCCTCGCGCGGGTCCTCGACTTCGGCATCGCTCACGCGGCGGAACGCCTGGCCACGACCCGCGCCGGCGAGGTCAAGGGCAAGGCGGCGTACATGTCGCCGGAGCAGATCACGGGCGCGGAGGTGGATCGCCGCACCGACGTCTACTCCACCGGCGTGATGGCCTGGGAGCTCTTGACGGGGCGCCGGCTGTTCCAGGGCGCGAACGACGCCCATACCTTCCAGCTGGTGAGCGCCGGGGCGAAGCACTCGGTGCGCGAGCTCGCGGCCGAGGTGCCGGCGGAGCTCGACGCCGTGGTCATGCAGGCCATCGCGGTCGACCCGTCGCGGCGATTCCAGTCGGCGCGGGACTTCGCGCTGGCGGTGGAGCATGCGCTCTCGCCGGCCTCGTAG
- a CDS encoding N-acetylmuramoyl-L-alanine amidase yields the protein MLRHRLAVLSRWFLGLSLIVVATLAGCAVPLGGDEHEACELEPQAIASTPQGLEEEEVGTVQEELSSHSCKMSGAKGYSSGSAFDIKVVTVDGKKVEWKTANAYLRMAEAAAKDGVQIRIVSGFRSNAEQQYLYSCYKNCSCNSCNLAAPPGYSNHQSGHALDLNTSAGGVYNWLSKHGGKFGFKRTVPSEAWHWEWWGDDAGVGPCNGPTLKAKVTKRWSNAKRYRGKKAHYAVCAGEDFKYSFTFKNKGTATWHDVDGRGKKVGSDVFLVTASGKTDKLTGRKRFSVDLNKNAHVHGDRKAKDCSSKNGCRRTTFIKGAIEATAPKKPGVYTTRWRLRDYSKAWGKKSKGFGPKVELKFKVVSCEQPKAECGCRVWCTDGKSQKLSASISTAAMCKAVGDTACKPAAYLDHSFQACASTGTGGSGGSAAGGAATGGGSDEPEPGDESAEGDEASSASSADELPEAESSASDEGDENDDNGIESADEEEDGVGTEEPDDADFEDDGYPGYDETDATTAEAAGCSLSRPNGGAPLGLGFLGVLAATLLVRRRRGAQSRRAPLAVLGMIALLFIGCSADTSVPARRATLEGDSPLVGLFHDAETETGVPAEMLATLSWLQARLSMNLTAPDAESHGAPREQGLMAIGTGGLRTLDEVANAASLAPSEVATDPRANVRAAARWLAAEARRQGLTPAADRDWAPVLRAWGGDDVSAGVLRLLSTGWEGSDDEGRGVSVGGSEAELDPEQSGIGSVQQGLGYPGGKWSPAAPGNYTNASRGASQINYVVIHTIQGSYAGAISWFKNPSAKVSSHYVVRSHDGAVTQMVDDRDIAWHDGCFNTNSIGIEHEGFVSAPGKWYTEEMYRSSARLTAWLSDKYGIPKDRKHILGHAETPDCSDHTDPGSGWNWGLYMKLVKNGGKLETLKAKSVKKWSNARRYRGKNADYVACAGDDVKLSFTFKNVGSAIWHDIEGRGTKVGSDVFLVTTSGKADALTGRKRFSLRNNLNQHVHGDRKAKNCSTKNGCRKTTFVAGGMKAKAPGKPGVYHSRWRLRDYSKAWGKKSKGFGPKVDLSLKVVKCDQPKGECGCRVWCSDGKSDKLAASIDSAAACKSVAQTYCSPDKLLSHSFQACAPSGDQASGGGEGGASGADEGAAGAGGEGGASSEPPQGAAGAGGAAGEISEPAEGSEDDDNGYEVEDSEDDPDVLPVEDDADFSDDGFDGDEDSMPDLDSSAGGCAIGPASRPAHAPLLALLAAGAVVGLRRRDRKGGL from the coding sequence ATGTTGCGTCACCGGCTCGCCGTGCTGTCTCGCTGGTTCTTGGGACTGAGCCTGATCGTCGTGGCGACGCTCGCGGGTTGTGCCGTGCCGCTCGGCGGGGACGAGCACGAGGCCTGCGAGCTCGAGCCGCAGGCCATCGCCTCGACGCCCCAGGGCCTCGAGGAGGAAGAGGTCGGCACGGTGCAAGAGGAGCTCTCGAGCCACTCCTGCAAGATGTCCGGGGCCAAGGGCTACAGCTCGGGAAGTGCGTTCGACATCAAGGTCGTCACCGTGGACGGCAAGAAGGTCGAGTGGAAGACGGCCAACGCCTACCTGCGCATGGCCGAAGCGGCAGCCAAGGACGGCGTGCAGATCCGCATCGTGAGCGGGTTCCGCAGCAATGCGGAGCAGCAGTACCTGTACAGCTGCTACAAGAACTGCAGCTGCAACAGCTGCAACCTGGCCGCCCCTCCAGGCTACAGCAACCACCAGAGCGGGCACGCCCTCGACTTGAACACCAGCGCGGGCGGCGTCTACAACTGGCTGTCGAAGCACGGCGGCAAGTTTGGCTTCAAGCGCACCGTCCCGAGCGAGGCCTGGCACTGGGAGTGGTGGGGTGACGACGCGGGTGTGGGTCCCTGCAACGGTCCCACGCTCAAGGCCAAGGTCACCAAGCGCTGGAGCAACGCCAAGCGCTACCGCGGCAAGAAGGCGCACTACGCCGTGTGCGCGGGCGAGGACTTCAAGTACAGCTTCACCTTCAAGAACAAGGGCACCGCGACCTGGCACGACGTGGACGGCCGCGGCAAGAAGGTGGGCAGCGACGTCTTCCTGGTCACGGCCAGCGGCAAGACGGACAAGCTCACGGGTCGGAAGCGCTTCTCGGTCGACCTCAACAAGAACGCGCACGTCCACGGGGACCGCAAGGCCAAGGACTGCAGCAGCAAGAACGGCTGCCGGCGCACTACCTTCATCAAGGGCGCCATCGAGGCGACCGCGCCGAAGAAGCCGGGCGTCTACACCACGCGCTGGCGCCTGCGCGACTACAGCAAGGCCTGGGGCAAGAAGTCGAAGGGCTTCGGGCCGAAGGTGGAGCTCAAGTTCAAGGTCGTGAGCTGCGAGCAGCCCAAGGCCGAGTGCGGGTGCCGCGTATGGTGCACCGACGGCAAGAGCCAGAAGCTCTCGGCCAGCATCTCGACCGCGGCGATGTGCAAGGCCGTCGGTGACACGGCGTGCAAGCCGGCCGCCTACCTGGATCACAGCTTCCAGGCCTGCGCGAGCACGGGCACCGGCGGGAGCGGAGGCAGCGCAGCCGGCGGGGCGGCGACCGGCGGCGGTAGCGACGAGCCGGAGCCTGGCGACGAATCGGCCGAGGGCGACGAGGCGAGCAGCGCTTCATCCGCCGACGAGTTGCCCGAGGCGGAGAGCAGCGCGAGCGACGAGGGCGACGAGAACGACGACAACGGTATCGAGTCCGCGGACGAGGAAGAGGACGGCGTCGGTACGGAAGAGCCCGACGACGCCGACTTCGAGGATGACGGCTACCCCGGCTACGACGAGACGGACGCGACGACGGCGGAGGCAGCCGGCTGCTCGCTGTCGCGTCCGAACGGGGGCGCGCCGCTGGGGCTCGGGTTCCTGGGTGTGCTCGCGGCGACACTGCTCGTGCGCCGGCGCCGAGGCGCGCAGAGCCGTCGAGCTCCGCTGGCAGTCCTGGGCATGATTGCGCTGCTCTTCATCGGCTGCAGCGCCGACACGTCGGTGCCCGCCCGGCGCGCGACGCTCGAGGGCGACTCGCCGCTCGTGGGGCTCTTCCACGACGCGGAGACGGAGACCGGCGTTCCGGCGGAGATGCTGGCGACGCTGTCCTGGCTTCAGGCGCGCCTGAGCATGAATCTGACGGCGCCCGACGCCGAGTCCCACGGCGCGCCGCGGGAGCAAGGTTTGATGGCGATCGGGACCGGCGGCCTCAGAACGCTCGACGAGGTCGCCAACGCCGCGAGCCTCGCGCCGAGCGAGGTGGCGACGGACCCCCGCGCCAACGTGCGCGCCGCCGCGCGCTGGCTCGCCGCCGAGGCGAGGCGTCAGGGGCTCACTCCGGCGGCGGACCGTGACTGGGCGCCGGTCCTCCGGGCCTGGGGCGGTGACGACGTGTCTGCCGGCGTGCTGCGCCTGCTCTCCACTGGCTGGGAAGGCAGCGACGACGAGGGCCGCGGCGTGTCGGTCGGCGGCAGCGAAGCCGAGCTCGATCCGGAGCAGAGCGGAATCGGCAGCGTGCAGCAGGGGCTCGGCTACCCGGGTGGCAAGTGGAGCCCCGCGGCTCCTGGCAACTACACCAACGCCAGTCGCGGCGCCTCGCAGATCAACTACGTCGTGATCCACACCATCCAGGGCTCCTACGCCGGCGCCATCAGCTGGTTCAAGAACCCTTCCGCCAAGGTCAGCTCGCACTACGTGGTGCGCTCGCACGACGGCGCGGTCACGCAGATGGTGGACGACCGCGACATCGCCTGGCACGACGGCTGCTTCAACACCAACTCCATCGGCATCGAGCACGAGGGGTTCGTGAGCGCTCCGGGCAAGTGGTACACGGAGGAGATGTACCGGTCGAGCGCCCGCCTCACGGCGTGGCTCTCCGACAAGTACGGCATCCCGAAGGATCGCAAGCACATCCTCGGTCACGCCGAGACGCCGGACTGCAGCGATCACACCGACCCGGGCTCCGGCTGGAACTGGGGCCTCTACATGAAGCTCGTGAAGAACGGCGGCAAGCTCGAGACGCTGAAGGCCAAGAGCGTCAAGAAGTGGAGCAACGCCCGGCGCTATCGCGGCAAGAACGCGGACTACGTGGCCTGCGCCGGCGACGACGTGAAGCTGTCGTTCACTTTCAAGAACGTCGGGAGCGCCATCTGGCACGACATCGAGGGCCGGGGCACGAAGGTCGGCAGCGACGTCTTCCTGGTGACGACGAGCGGCAAGGCGGACGCGCTCACCGGGCGCAAGCGCTTCAGCCTGCGGAACAACTTGAACCAACACGTCCACGGCGACCGGAAGGCCAAGAACTGCAGCACCAAGAACGGCTGCCGCAAGACCACCTTCGTCGCCGGCGGCATGAAGGCCAAGGCGCCGGGCAAGCCGGGCGTCTACCACTCGCGCTGGCGCCTCCGGGATTACAGCAAGGCCTGGGGCAAGAAGTCGAAGGGCTTCGGGCCCAAGGTGGACCTCAGCCTGAAGGTGGTGAAGTGCGATCAGCCGAAGGGTGAGTGCGGCTGCCGCGTGTGGTGCAGCGACGGCAAGAGCGACAAGCTCGCGGCCAGCATCGACAGCGCGGCGGCGTGCAAGTCGGTGGCACAGACCTACTGCTCGCCGGACAAGCTCCTCTCCCACAGCTTCCAGGCCTGCGCGCCGAGCGGCGACCAGGCCTCCGGCGGCGGCGAGGGCGGCGCGAGCGGCGCCGACGAGGGAGCCGCCGGCGCGGGCGGCGAAGGCGGCGCGAGCTCGGAGCCTCCCCAGGGAGCAGCCGGCGCCGGCGGCGCGGCTGGCGAGATCTCCGAGCCCGCCGAGGGCAGCGAAGACGACGACAACGGCTACGAGGTCGAGGACAGCGAGGACGATCCGGACGTCTTGCCGGTGGAAGACGACGCCGACTTCAGCGATGACGGCTTCGACGGCGACGAGGACTCGATGCCCGATCTGGACTCCAGTGCGGGAGGCTGCGCGATCGGCCCGGCGAGCCGCCCGGCCCACGCGCCGCTCCTCGCGCTCCTGGCAGCTGGCGCAGTCGTCGGTCTCCGGCGGCGCGACCGGAAGGGAGGCCTGTGA
- a CDS encoding histidine phosphatase family protein translates to MVGLPARGKTYIARKIARYLSWLGYSTRTFNVGEYRRSQVGARQPASFFDPDDTTNSELREAIAMRALDDMMWWLHDGGDVAIYDATNIERARRDAIWRRCHAVGIQVVFIESICEDQAVVERNVRDNKLRSPDYLDVDPEEAVRDFRERIALYERNYEPVDEPDKSYVKIIDEGRQVVVNRMAGYFSARLMFFLMNIHPARRKIWLTRHGESVFNTEDRIGGDSDLSPRGFAYARSLAEFMLRQPKVDRLVVWTSTLKRSIQTASQLGIRPIARRALDEIDAGICDGMTYEEIKRDLPDEYRARSADKFRYRYPRGESYSDVIQRLEPIIVDIERQRHPILLVAHQAIVRALYGYLTGRPQEECPHVPIPLHSIIELTPTAYGYEEHRVELEPSLPDRSDAPLSMGPWPQG, encoded by the coding sequence ATGGTGGGCCTGCCGGCGCGCGGCAAGACCTACATCGCGCGCAAGATCGCCCGCTACCTCTCCTGGCTGGGGTACTCGACGCGCACCTTCAACGTGGGCGAGTACCGCCGCTCGCAGGTCGGGGCCCGCCAGCCCGCGAGCTTCTTCGACCCGGACGACACGACGAACAGCGAGCTGCGCGAGGCCATCGCGATGCGGGCGCTCGACGACATGATGTGGTGGCTGCACGACGGCGGAGATGTCGCCATCTACGACGCCACCAACATCGAGAGAGCACGCCGGGACGCCATCTGGCGCCGCTGCCATGCCGTGGGCATCCAGGTCGTCTTCATCGAGAGCATCTGCGAGGACCAGGCGGTCGTCGAGCGCAACGTCCGCGACAACAAGCTGCGCTCCCCGGACTACCTGGACGTGGACCCGGAAGAGGCCGTGAGGGACTTCCGCGAGCGCATCGCGCTGTACGAGCGCAACTACGAGCCGGTGGACGAACCCGACAAGAGCTACGTCAAGATCATCGACGAGGGCCGGCAGGTCGTCGTGAACCGCATGGCGGGCTACTTCAGCGCGCGCCTGATGTTCTTCCTGATGAACATCCACCCAGCGCGTCGCAAGATCTGGCTCACTCGGCACGGTGAGAGCGTGTTCAACACGGAAGACCGCATCGGCGGCGACAGCGATCTCTCGCCGCGCGGCTTTGCCTACGCGCGCAGCCTCGCGGAGTTCATGCTCCGCCAGCCCAAGGTGGACCGTCTGGTCGTCTGGACGAGCACGCTCAAGCGTTCCATCCAGACTGCATCTCAGCTCGGGATCCGCCCGATCGCGCGCCGCGCGCTCGACGAGATCGACGCCGGCATCTGCGACGGCATGACCTACGAGGAGATCAAGCGCGACCTCCCCGACGAGTACCGCGCGCGCAGCGCCGACAAGTTCCGCTACCGCTACCCCCGCGGCGAGTCCTACTCCGACGTGATCCAGCGCCTGGAGCCCATCATCGTGGACATCGAGCGCCAGCGTCACCCCATCCTGCTGGTCGCCCATCAGGCCATCGTCCGCGCGCTGTACGGCTACCTCACCGGGCGCCCCCAAGAAGAGTGCCCCCACGTCCCCATCCCCCTGCACTCGATCATCGAGCTCACGCCGACGGCCTACGGCTACGAGGAGCACCGCGTGGAGCTCGAGCCGAGCTTGCCGGATCGCTCGGACGCTCCGCTCTCGATGGGGCCTTGGCCGCAGGGGTGA
- a CDS encoding pectinesterase, protein MLARSIGVVCFLGCVGLFGCGEDDEEVAAGTGGSSGSGGAAGAGGSGGSAGVPAKGEFLSIEPGGETICSRGTPFRYFVAGGDPKKLVIDFRGGGACWNQLTCSISDAIFSPEAPTEAQAKAALGGAAGGIYRLDDSKNPVAGWTLVHIPYCTGDVHWGDAVKDYAADLKIHHKGFVNAQTVLKWIFERYEPEQILVTGCSAGAYGAIGHAPYVADKYPNAKITVVADSGCGVVSDSFFKDSFPNWNAQIPQQVPDLAGKDITTLTIVDLYAAIVKHYPKLRIAEQTTAFDKDQTSYYTAMGGVASDWSGKMQQTLADISAAAPGFRYYLSPGPLHCLHPYDSMFERKSEGKAYVDWLSEMLNGASPPASVGCTATSCKQDPVCDACKAGSGLPECSWCDGWTGQ, encoded by the coding sequence ATGCTGGCGCGGTCGATCGGGGTAGTGTGCTTTTTGGGGTGCGTCGGGCTCTTCGGCTGCGGCGAAGACGACGAGGAGGTTGCTGCCGGTACCGGCGGCAGCTCGGGCAGCGGCGGGGCCGCGGGCGCCGGGGGCAGCGGCGGCAGCGCAGGTGTTCCGGCGAAGGGCGAGTTTCTGAGCATCGAGCCCGGGGGCGAGACCATCTGCTCGCGCGGCACGCCGTTCCGCTACTTCGTCGCCGGCGGCGATCCGAAGAAGTTGGTCATCGACTTCCGAGGCGGCGGCGCCTGCTGGAACCAGCTCACCTGCTCGATCTCGGACGCCATCTTCTCGCCGGAGGCGCCGACGGAGGCGCAGGCCAAAGCGGCGCTCGGGGGCGCTGCGGGCGGCATCTACCGGCTCGACGACAGCAAGAACCCGGTGGCAGGATGGACTCTGGTCCACATTCCCTATTGCACTGGCGACGTGCACTGGGGTGACGCCGTCAAGGACTACGCAGCCGATCTGAAGATCCACCACAAGGGCTTCGTCAACGCGCAGACGGTGCTGAAGTGGATCTTCGAGCGCTACGAGCCCGAGCAGATCCTGGTCACGGGTTGCAGCGCGGGCGCCTACGGCGCGATTGGCCACGCGCCCTACGTCGCCGACAAGTACCCGAACGCGAAGATCACCGTGGTGGCGGACTCGGGCTGCGGCGTAGTCAGCGACAGCTTCTTCAAAGACAGCTTCCCCAACTGGAACGCGCAGATCCCGCAGCAAGTGCCCGATCTCGCGGGTAAGGACATCACCACGCTGACGATAGTGGACCTCTACGCCGCCATCGTGAAGCACTACCCGAAGCTGCGCATCGCCGAGCAGACCACGGCCTTCGACAAGGACCAGACCTCCTACTACACGGCCATGGGCGGTGTTGCGTCGGACTGGTCGGGCAAGATGCAGCAGACCTTGGCGGACATCAGCGCTGCCGCGCCGGGCTTTCGCTACTACCTCTCGCCGGGGCCGCTGCACTGCCTGCACCCGTACGACTCGATGTTCGAGCGCAAGAGCGAGGGTAAGGCCTACGTGGACTGGCTGAGCGAAATGCTGAACGGAGCTTCGCCACCGGCCAGCGTGGGTTGTACCGCGACCAGCTGCAAGCAGGACCCGGTCTGCGACGCCTGCAAGGCCGGCTCGGGGCTGCCGGAGTGCAGCTGGTGCGACGGCTGGACCGGACAGTAG
- a CDS encoding diguanylate cyclase → MSTGPVSLPSRVQRQQAALLQIAASWRHHESDLDGALRAITETAVSALDVTRASVWLFDEARSKIVCEDLFERTTGHHSRGIELAAGDYPRYFAALCSEEVIAASDAHTDPRTSEFSQSYLSALGIGAMLDAPIRSGGRVVGVLCHEHVGGERDFLTDEQNTASYLASLVSLSLELKRRRESEKQLAESYSLLQAAFDATGEGILAVDTSGSVIAHNQRFVEIWGVPKELLGPAGDGGPRLRYLAEQTVDPEGFVARARQLSAEPSSERTDLIELRDGRSIERSSRPQWLGGDVIGRVWSYRDVSHARRIEAALRASEEQLRELASRDALTGLFNRRHVQARLTEEIARSRRTGRSFSLAMLDLDHFKRINDEHGHQTGDDVLKAFADDLTSRVRKTDCVARWGGEEFLLILPETSKSAALVLLEALREHVARERGGLRRFTVSVGVAELPPDASDATALVALADARLYEAKHAGRNCVR, encoded by the coding sequence ATGTCCACCGGTCCCGTGTCGCTGCCCTCTCGGGTTCAGCGCCAGCAGGCCGCCCTGCTCCAGATCGCAGCGAGCTGGCGACACCACGAGTCGGATCTGGACGGGGCGCTCCGGGCCATCACGGAAACCGCAGTGTCGGCCCTGGACGTGACGCGGGCCAGCGTGTGGCTGTTCGACGAGGCACGCTCCAAGATCGTGTGCGAGGACCTGTTCGAGCGCACCACGGGCCACCACAGCCGGGGTATCGAGCTCGCCGCCGGAGACTACCCCCGCTACTTCGCTGCGCTCTGCTCCGAGGAGGTGATCGCCGCGTCCGACGCGCACACCGACCCCCGGACCTCGGAGTTCAGCCAGAGCTACCTCAGCGCGCTCGGCATCGGAGCGATGCTCGACGCGCCCATCCGCTCCGGCGGTCGGGTAGTGGGCGTCTTGTGCCACGAGCACGTCGGCGGCGAGCGCGATTTCCTCACCGACGAGCAGAACACGGCGAGCTACCTGGCCAGCCTGGTGTCGCTGTCGCTCGAGCTCAAGCGACGGCGCGAGAGCGAGAAACAGCTCGCGGAGTCTTACTCGTTGCTGCAGGCCGCCTTCGACGCAACCGGTGAGGGGATCCTGGCGGTGGACACGAGCGGGAGCGTGATCGCGCACAACCAACGCTTCGTGGAGATCTGGGGCGTGCCGAAGGAGCTGCTCGGACCGGCGGGCGACGGGGGCCCGCGCCTGCGCTACCTGGCCGAGCAGACCGTGGACCCCGAGGGGTTCGTGGCGCGAGCGCGCCAGCTCTCGGCGGAGCCCAGCTCGGAGCGGACCGACCTGATCGAGCTGCGCGACGGCCGCAGCATCGAGCGCTCGAGCCGGCCCCAGTGGCTGGGCGGCGACGTCATCGGGCGCGTTTGGAGCTACCGCGACGTGAGCCACGCCCGACGCATCGAGGCCGCCTTGCGCGCGAGCGAAGAGCAGCTCCGCGAGCTCGCGAGCCGCGACGCGCTGACCGGGCTCTTCAACCGGCGCCACGTGCAGGCGCGGTTGACGGAGGAGATCGCGCGTTCACGGCGCACCGGCCGCAGCTTTTCGCTCGCCATGCTGGACCTCGACCACTTCAAGCGCATCAACGACGAGCACGGGCATCAGACCGGAGACGACGTGCTGAAGGCGTTCGCCGACGACCTGACGTCGCGCGTCCGCAAGACCGACTGCGTGGCGCGCTGGGGCGGCGAGGAGTTCTTGCTCATCCTGCCGGAGACCTCGAAGAGCGCCGCGTTGGTGCTCCTGGAGGCACTACGCGAGCACGTCGCCCGCGAGCGCGGCGGCCTGCGTCGCTTCACCGTGTCGGTAGGGGTCGCGGAGCTGCCGCCCGACGCGAGCGATGCGACGGCGCTGGTGGCTCTGGCCGATGCTCGCTTGTACGAAGCCAAGCACGCCGGCCGCAACTGCGTGCGCTGA
- a CDS encoding family 43 glycosylhydrolase — protein sequence MSRSCLLLALGVLACGADERGPGEVGSPHRLIELPTDGDVADPHVIQVGGTWYLYATNAPDELRVWHSDDLETWTFGGAVWKPTPGSWNAGQGVWAPHVQLAPDGSFYLYITANLRIGVAKASSPLGPFVDVFEHPLVGDGYGHVGNGALGEKPLDFDERAIDAFVLDDAGELTLFFSAYDPTSKIYATPMLDYTTLDDVAPKLVLAPSEGWEGLIVEGAWVEQHAGRYHLMYSGNIYMSTSYAIGVAESDAPLGPYQRYPNNPILKTDEALELYAPGHNSVSTGRDGARAIFYHTKRAPEVGADRRLRYAPLGFGADGRVVVPEP from the coding sequence GTGTCCCGCTCCTGCTTGCTGTTGGCGCTCGGTGTGCTCGCTTGTGGAGCGGACGAGCGCGGCCCGGGCGAAGTAGGCTCCCCGCACCGGTTGATCGAGCTCCCCACCGACGGAGACGTCGCCGATCCACACGTGATCCAGGTCGGCGGAACCTGGTACCTCTACGCCACCAACGCTCCCGACGAGCTGCGCGTGTGGCACAGCGACGACCTCGAGACCTGGACCTTCGGCGGCGCCGTGTGGAAGCCGACTCCCGGCTCTTGGAACGCAGGGCAAGGAGTCTGGGCCCCGCACGTGCAGCTTGCACCCGACGGCAGCTTCTATCTGTACATCACCGCCAATCTGCGCATCGGCGTCGCCAAGGCCAGCTCTCCGCTCGGACCGTTCGTGGACGTGTTCGAGCACCCGCTGGTCGGCGACGGCTACGGTCACGTGGGCAACGGAGCTCTCGGCGAGAAGCCTCTGGACTTCGATGAACGCGCCATCGACGCCTTCGTGCTCGACGACGCGGGGGAGCTCACCCTGTTCTTCTCTGCCTACGACCCGACCAGCAAGATCTACGCGACGCCGATGCTCGACTACACGACCTTGGACGACGTGGCACCGAAGCTGGTGCTCGCGCCCAGCGAGGGCTGGGAGGGCCTGATCGTCGAAGGCGCCTGGGTGGAGCAGCACGCGGGGCGCTACCACCTGATGTACTCGGGGAACATCTACATGAGCACGAGCTACGCCATCGGCGTGGCTGAGTCCGACGCTCCCCTGGGCCCCTACCAGCGCTACCCGAACAACCCGATTTTGAAGACGGACGAGGCTCTGGAGCTCTACGCGCCGGGACACAACAGCGTCTCGACGGGCCGCGACGGCGCTCGCGCGATCTTCTATCACACCAAGCGAGCTCCCGAGGTCGGCGCTGACCGGCGCTTGCGCTACGCGCCGCTCGGCTTTGGCGCCGACGGCCGCGTCGTCGTGCCCGAGCCCTGA